One Granulicella sp. 5B5 DNA window includes the following coding sequences:
- a CDS encoding LLM class flavin-dependent oxidoreductase: MSAASHNLRLSVLDQSPVPDGSTPAQALANSLDLARHVDRLGYTRLWYSEHHAMDLLACTAPEILITRAAAETKRIRVGSGGIMLPHYAPLKVAEVFRTLEAMFPGRIDLGIGRAPGGGQLEAYALRRNRQGPVPDDFPQQLAELRAFLHPEMWSQHADSRGPHPFAKIRVAPDSPGAPQLWLLGSSMWSSVTAAGEGLPYAFAHFFAGHGTRDAISHYQRNFAPSTAPDALQEPYSAIAIGAIVAPTQEEADHLHASVRLLQRRIRMDDRRPVATPEDALRELAAIPSAPNPMFPFTAGSLDQPETEFPRYVVGTPERVRDELLRIARELELNEMIVNTITHSHKARLRSYSLLAEAMGL; this comes from the coding sequence ATGAGTGCGGCTTCTCACAATCTTCGCCTTTCGGTGCTGGACCAGTCGCCGGTGCCGGATGGTTCCACGCCCGCGCAGGCGCTGGCGAATTCGTTGGACCTGGCACGCCACGTCGACCGGTTGGGCTACACGCGGCTGTGGTACTCCGAGCACCACGCGATGGACCTGCTGGCCTGCACGGCGCCAGAGATTCTGATTACGCGCGCCGCCGCGGAGACCAAGCGCATCCGCGTGGGGTCGGGCGGCATCATGCTGCCACACTACGCGCCGCTCAAAGTAGCGGAGGTCTTCCGCACGCTGGAGGCGATGTTCCCTGGCCGCATTGATCTGGGCATCGGCCGCGCGCCCGGCGGTGGGCAGTTGGAGGCCTATGCGCTGCGCCGCAACCGCCAGGGTCCGGTGCCCGACGACTTCCCGCAACAGCTCGCCGAGCTGCGCGCATTTCTGCATCCTGAGATGTGGTCGCAACACGCCGATTCGCGCGGCCCGCATCCGTTTGCGAAGATCCGCGTTGCGCCGGACTCACCCGGTGCTCCGCAGTTGTGGCTGCTGGGCTCGTCGATGTGGTCGTCGGTGACGGCCGCCGGCGAGGGACTGCCCTACGCGTTCGCGCACTTCTTCGCCGGCCATGGCACTCGCGACGCGATCAGCCACTATCAGCGGAACTTCGCGCCGAGCACTGCGCCGGACGCTCTTCAGGAGCCGTACAGCGCCATCGCTATCGGTGCGATCGTCGCGCCTACGCAGGAAGAGGCTGATCACCTGCACGCCTCGGTGCGGCTGCTGCAGCGCCGCATTCGGATGGATGACCGCCGCCCCGTGGCGACACCCGAGGATGCCCTGCGCGAGCTCGCGGCGATACCTTCCGCGCCTAATCCCATGTTCCCGTTCACGGCTGGCTCGCTCGATCAACCGGAGACGGAGTTTCCGCGCTACGTTGTTGGCACACCGGAACGGGTGCGCGATGAGCTGCTGCGCATTGCGCGCGAGCTGGAGCTGAATGAGATGATCGTGAACACGATCACGCACTCGCATAAGGCACGGCTGCGCAGCTACAGCCTTCTGGCAGAGGCAATGGGGCTGTAA
- a CDS encoding cupin domain-containing protein, whose protein sequence is MTDTVNLAEKLGTFSDHWSPRTVAQFNGHDVMVVKVQGEFVWHKHDETDDLFLVLKGLLEIQLRDRIVTLRPGEMFIVPRGVEHCPRALEETHLLLMEPTGTPNTGDAKTAAPRKLA, encoded by the coding sequence ATGACAGACACGGTCAACCTCGCCGAGAAGCTCGGAACCTTCAGCGACCACTGGTCGCCACGCACCGTTGCGCAGTTCAATGGTCATGATGTGATGGTGGTCAAGGTGCAGGGCGAGTTCGTCTGGCACAAGCACGATGAGACTGACGATCTGTTTCTCGTGCTCAAGGGCCTGCTCGAAATCCAGTTGCGCGACCGCATCGTCACACTGAGGCCCGGTGAGATGTTCATCGTTCCTCGCGGCGTCGAACATTGCCCGCGCGCACTGGAAGAGACGCACCTGCTGTTGATGGAGCCCACCGGCACACCGAACACCGGCGACGCAAAGACTGCCGCTCCGCGCAAGCTTGCATAA
- a CDS encoding geranylgeranyl reductase family protein: MLSYDVLIAGAGPAGCAAAYDLAQGGRRVLLLDRRIFPRHKACACGLTRKTLTALRYSVEPVTERVCHEIVLQQATDDASRREVRVRTPNLICAMAVRERFDAFCLQQTLAAGRNGGSVVLLKIEGIAAIREGGDGVELDVETAAGPQTFTTPVLIGADGSNGQTRRLLYQQHEPAWYARGFALEACVPYSVLTEPLPDGDAPTDLVFDFAPLPGGYGWLFPKGDHINIGVGVFAPSAESVDISLKSVTRLLLADYTLRKLGVDLGAIGAHVTGQYLGMGGDSYVPRGRVLLVGDAAGLVDPLTGEGIHSAIVSGQAAAAAVLSNAKDIASAYARQLRPLQRTLAFSARAARSFYRDPERGFRAMRHPLLRRIILKTYADGLPPTKLVAALIEQFV; encoded by the coding sequence ATGCTCTCCTACGACGTCCTCATCGCTGGCGCTGGTCCAGCCGGTTGCGCTGCTGCCTACGATCTCGCACAAGGCGGGCGGCGTGTGTTGCTGCTTGATCGTCGGATCTTTCCACGGCACAAGGCCTGCGCCTGCGGGCTCACACGCAAGACGCTGACCGCGCTACGCTACTCCGTGGAACCGGTGACGGAGCGCGTGTGCCATGAGATCGTGTTGCAGCAGGCAACCGACGATGCCAGCCGGCGCGAGGTGCGTGTGCGCACGCCAAATCTTATCTGCGCGATGGCGGTACGTGAGCGCTTCGATGCATTTTGTCTGCAACAGACACTGGCCGCTGGCCGTAACGGCGGCAGCGTCGTGTTGTTGAAGATCGAAGGCATCGCCGCAATTCGCGAAGGCGGAGACGGCGTCGAGCTCGATGTTGAGACAGCCGCTGGCCCGCAGACCTTCACCACGCCCGTGCTCATCGGCGCCGATGGATCCAACGGGCAAACGCGCCGTCTGCTGTACCAGCAACATGAGCCCGCATGGTACGCGCGTGGCTTCGCGCTGGAGGCCTGTGTCCCGTATTCGGTGTTGACTGAGCCGTTGCCTGACGGAGACGCGCCCACCGATCTCGTCTTCGACTTTGCGCCGCTGCCCGGCGGCTATGGCTGGCTTTTTCCAAAAGGCGATCACATCAACATCGGTGTCGGTGTATTTGCTCCTTCAGCGGAGAGTGTGGATATTTCTCTGAAGAGCGTCACCCGCTTGCTGCTTGCTGACTACACGTTGCGAAAGCTCGGCGTCGATTTGGGAGCCATCGGCGCGCATGTGACCGGGCAGTATCTCGGCATGGGCGGCGACTCATATGTTCCACGCGGACGCGTATTGCTTGTGGGGGACGCGGCAGGGCTTGTCGATCCACTGACGGGCGAAGGCATCCACTCCGCGATCGTAAGTGGGCAGGCAGCCGCGGCTGCGGTGCTCTCGAACGCGAAAGATATCGCTAGCGCGTATGCAAGACAGTTGCGCCCGTTGCAGCGGACGCTTGCTTTTTCCGCCCGCGCGGCGCGTAGTTTCTACCGTGACCCGGAGCGGGGATTCCGCGCGATGCGGCATCCGTTGCTGCGGCGGATCATTCTGAAGACCTACGCCGACGGCTTGCCGCCGACGAAGCTCGTTGCGGCCCTCATCGAACAGTTCGTCTGA
- a CDS encoding metallophosphoesterase family protein: MRALVISDIHGNFHALEAVLAAAPAHDAVWNLGDVVGYGARPNEVVELLRGISTLDVRGNHDRVCTGLTSSQGFNPVAAEAAAWTHGTLTDSNLEWLKAMPKGPVAVGETIVCAHGSPLHEDHYILSMRDAWAPLQRMESSIAFFGHTHVQGNFSLLENDWEEERPQYAEREAAAQQRLELRAGTKHLINPGSVGQPRDMDWRAAFAIYDDMDSSVTFHRVPYDVEAAQAAIRAAKLPERLAARLQTGR; encoded by the coding sequence ATGCGAGCCTTGGTCATCTCCGATATTCATGGCAACTTCCACGCGCTGGAGGCTGTGCTCGCCGCAGCACCCGCACACGATGCTGTCTGGAACCTCGGCGATGTGGTTGGCTACGGCGCTCGCCCGAATGAGGTCGTAGAGCTGCTGCGAGGCATCTCCACGCTGGACGTGCGGGGCAATCACGACCGCGTCTGCACAGGCCTGACGAGCTCGCAGGGCTTCAACCCGGTCGCTGCAGAGGCTGCGGCATGGACGCATGGCACGCTGACGGACTCCAACCTGGAGTGGTTGAAGGCAATGCCCAAGGGCCCTGTGGCCGTCGGCGAAACCATCGTATGCGCGCACGGCTCGCCGCTGCATGAGGACCACTACATCCTCTCCATGCGCGATGCGTGGGCGCCCCTGCAGCGCATGGAGTCCAGCATCGCGTTCTTCGGCCACACACATGTGCAGGGCAACTTCTCGCTGCTGGAGAACGACTGGGAAGAAGAGCGCCCGCAGTATGCGGAGCGCGAAGCCGCAGCGCAACAACGGTTGGAACTTCGCGCTGGCACAAAGCACCTCATCAATCCCGGCTCGGTCGGCCAGCCGCGCGATATGGACTGGCGCGCCGCGTTCGCCATCTATGACGACATGGACTCCAGCGTAACCTTTCATCGCGTACCGTATGACGTAGAAGCAGCGCAGGCTGCCATCCGGGCGGCCAAGCTGCCGGAGCGGCTCGCCGCTCGCCTCCAGACAGGGCGATAA
- a CDS encoding ABC transporter ATP-binding protein, with translation MDVVQEQRTPFVTVEGLRVSFGAHQAVRDISFAIAPGETLGLVGESGSGKSATSLALMRLLPPTARLEGRILLDGQDLLALREEPMRRLRGSCIAMIFQEPMTALNPVMTVGRQIAEALLAHAPRTPRREVRERVLAAMHEVALPDPARRIDDYPHQFSGGQRQRIVIAMAILNKPRLLIADEPTTALDVTVQAQILALLKRLREEHNLAMLFISHDLAVVSQVADRVAVMRQGEIVEQGAMHDVLTRPQHPYTRSLLASVPTMSTDRERPLATV, from the coding sequence GTGGATGTCGTACAGGAACAGCGAACTCCGTTCGTCACAGTGGAAGGTCTGCGCGTGTCGTTTGGCGCGCACCAGGCAGTGCGCGATATCTCCTTCGCCATTGCGCCGGGTGAGACGCTTGGCCTCGTCGGCGAGTCAGGCTCAGGCAAGTCCGCAACAAGCCTTGCACTGATGCGGCTGCTGCCGCCTACCGCACGCCTCGAAGGCCGCATCCTGCTGGATGGACAAGATCTGCTGGCGCTGCGCGAGGAGCCGATGCGGCGGCTGCGCGGCTCCTGCATTGCGATGATCTTTCAGGAGCCGATGACCGCGCTGAACCCGGTGATGACCGTCGGCCGCCAGATCGCCGAAGCCCTGCTGGCCCACGCGCCGCGCACCCCTCGTCGCGAAGTCCGCGAACGCGTGCTCGCCGCTATGCACGAAGTCGCGCTGCCTGATCCCGCGCGCCGCATCGACGACTACCCACACCAGTTCTCCGGCGGCCAGCGCCAGCGCATCGTCATCGCCATGGCCATCCTGAACAAACCCCGGCTGCTCATCGCCGACGAGCCGACCACGGCGCTCGACGTCACCGTGCAGGCGCAGATTCTTGCGCTGCTCAAGCGCCTGCGCGAAGAACACAACCTGGCGATGCTCTTCATCTCGCATGATCTCGCCGTCGTCTCGCAGGTGGCCGACCGCGTCGCCGTCATGCGGCAGGGCGAGATCGTAGAACAGGGCGCCATGCACGACGTGCTCACACGCCCACAGCACCCCTACACGCGCAGCCTGCTGGCCAGCGTACCCACCATGTCCACCGACCGCGAGCGACCTCTGGCCACAGTTTGA
- a CDS encoding rhodanese-like domain-containing protein, with protein sequence MDLLQVIEHHGYAVTAIAFFAGSCGLPVPLSVVLLTAGAAAHGGSLNFWLVLASAFAAALFGDTLMFFGGRYTGWWLLAGLCQISMNPDVCIFSSAHTFHKRGPETLLIAKFIPGLGTVAAPLAGSLNMRLPRFLRLDSLGVLFYVTVWSSTGFLFASLLRNVVRGVEQLGHVAATIFILALAAYVCWLTVRSMRDSRYASVNKVAAQELLERMEMLHQAAHDSLVVIADVRSHGYYDPGMQRIKNSIRVEPNRLHEELVALREFMAPECEIYLYCSCAREATSVRVAKMLEQESCSTKVIRGGLKAWIKAGGPTEPIPLSEIEHLPRFE encoded by the coding sequence ATGGATCTGCTGCAGGTTATTGAGCATCACGGATACGCCGTCACGGCGATCGCTTTCTTTGCCGGATCGTGCGGGCTGCCGGTACCTCTATCGGTGGTGCTGCTGACGGCAGGCGCGGCAGCGCATGGCGGCAGCCTCAACTTCTGGCTGGTGCTCGCAAGCGCCTTTGCCGCTGCGCTGTTCGGCGATACGCTCATGTTCTTCGGCGGGCGCTACACCGGCTGGTGGCTGCTGGCTGGCCTCTGCCAGATCAGCATGAACCCGGACGTCTGCATCTTCAGCTCGGCGCACACGTTCCACAAGCGCGGCCCCGAGACGTTGCTGATCGCGAAGTTCATCCCCGGCCTTGGCACGGTGGCCGCGCCGCTCGCCGGCAGCCTGAATATGCGCCTGCCGCGATTCCTTCGGCTCGACAGTCTCGGTGTGCTGTTCTACGTCACTGTCTGGAGCAGCACCGGTTTCCTCTTTGCCTCGCTGCTGCGGAACGTTGTTCGCGGGGTGGAGCAGCTGGGACACGTCGCCGCCACCATCTTCATCCTCGCGCTCGCGGCCTATGTCTGCTGGCTCACCGTACGCTCCATGCGCGACTCGCGCTATGCCAGCGTGAACAAGGTGGCTGCGCAGGAGCTGCTGGAGCGGATGGAGATGCTGCACCAAGCTGCACACGACAGCCTCGTCGTAATCGCCGACGTGCGCTCGCACGGCTACTACGACCCCGGCATGCAGCGCATCAAGAATTCCATCCGCGTAGAGCCGAACCGTCTGCATGAAGAGCTGGTCGCACTGCGCGAGTTCATGGCGCCGGAGTGCGAGATCTATCTTTACTGCAGCTGCGCGCGCGAGGCCACCAGCGTTCGGGTCGCCAAGATGCTCGAGCAGGAGAGCTGCTCGACCAAGGTGATCCGCGGTGGCCTGAAGGCGTGGATCAAGGCGGGCGGCCCTACTGAACCCATCCCTCTCAGCGAGATCGAGCACCTGCCGCGCTTTGAGTAG
- a CDS encoding extracellular solute-binding protein, with the protein MRAGRWLTAVAIFATAACAFAQTPDSTTDTQSASTDSQSTPASAQDGAPNAQGKPTTKPQPKDADKSKVKEAYKPLLHGQLVVWLVEPSGPGPAIVNAATPQRAPITYREATPSTLGQNASTYGTDASKYGVDADSRTIARVPNNSGPDADTNAATKAGYREQTSGSFGQVASNMGTAASDHGQTSGSLGITASNYGVDSSNYGIDASNFGHSLGDLAGAGELKPTPVSLPFSDQLQASLANRFPNLKVQYLDVGSNDVKTRLRAAISKDYPDVIILDGFATTWPGLPQDVRDALLHYEGPTPSAKDRREGRLPPIWYVTRHAPHASEAHALAVYLDDEVHPIVTDQQ; encoded by the coding sequence ATGCGTGCTGGAAGGTGGTTGACGGCGGTTGCGATCTTCGCGACGGCTGCCTGCGCGTTTGCCCAGACCCCAGACAGCACAACCGACACCCAGAGCGCCTCTACTGATAGCCAGAGCACCCCTGCGAGCGCGCAGGACGGCGCTCCAAACGCGCAGGGCAAACCTACCACCAAGCCGCAGCCCAAGGACGCTGACAAGTCCAAGGTGAAAGAGGCCTACAAGCCACTGCTGCACGGCCAGCTCGTCGTCTGGCTGGTAGAGCCCTCCGGCCCGGGCCCAGCGATTGTGAACGCGGCAACACCGCAGCGCGCGCCCATCACTTACCGCGAAGCTACGCCCAGCACGCTCGGCCAGAACGCCAGTACCTACGGCACGGACGCGAGCAAGTACGGCGTCGATGCCGACAGCCGCACCATCGCGCGCGTTCCCAACAACTCCGGCCCGGACGCCGATACAAACGCTGCTACCAAGGCCGGCTATCGCGAGCAGACCTCCGGCAGCTTCGGCCAGGTAGCCAGCAATATGGGCACAGCGGCCAGCGACCATGGTCAGACCTCCGGCAGTCTCGGCATAACTGCCAGTAACTATGGTGTGGATTCCAGCAACTACGGCATCGACGCCAGCAACTTTGGGCATTCGCTGGGCGACCTCGCCGGTGCGGGCGAGCTGAAGCCCACGCCCGTAAGCCTGCCCTTCTCCGATCAGCTGCAAGCGTCGCTCGCGAACCGGTTTCCGAACCTGAAGGTGCAGTATCTCGATGTGGGCTCCAATGACGTGAAGACGCGACTGCGTGCCGCGATCTCAAAGGACTATCCCGACGTCATCATCCTCGATGGCTTCGCCACCACGTGGCCCGGGCTGCCGCAGGACGTCCGCGATGCGCTGCTCCACTACGAAGGCCCCACGCCGAGCGCGAAGGACCGTCGCGAGGGCCGGCTGCCGCCAATCTGGTACGTCACGCGCCACGCGCCGCACGCATCGGAGGCCCACGCTCTCGCCGTCTATCTGGACGACGAGGTGCATCCCATCGTCACCGACCAGCAGTAA